Proteins encoded by one window of Teretinema zuelzerae:
- a CDS encoding helicase-associated domain-containing protein: MNPEAVVEWREALVRLTDQHFFDLMRMYLGVIKTPFNKQRLIEELSSFLRRKENRDRILSLLDDFDLMILSAVELLPNPSQQKMVSLFAGGRSFPEIYERILNLEERLLIYRRADADLRRYALNPLLEDALRPRLGLGCLLSPETLSFAAPADPPLDDLTFAALYSFFLHQGEAVRMDGTFRKRAREALDASFPRLAAVRGSVDMIVFAFQNLGLLVRSEGMLIPSRSRWEQFAELSPLDRLAWLASAGAGKASRAAMHERASFFVEFLQLLTPGAGYRKSSLARLAFILSENASASAVAHRQGRFASMIREQESLSADEASRSDFVQSALYLGLLAENDGLYCVNPAFATLADAEPASSGILISPTFEVTVMPGIHLRDLLPAAAALEVRDVQTLAHFELTRRSCAAAFEQGQNAESLAALFSAKSLQPLPQNIAFSIADWFRAYASVSLYHGYVLRVDESRRALFENTPALSALIRKTLAPGVYLLDVNDASEISEAFEASGLDAPGLSTPESHRDSLPFPSAASKQVLSRSASAPAAQAAELPPDYAEDLKLALEDMDMDEDSRDALRSRIERRIILSPSQLVPDSVRVEKVEARGMDFLGKIKIAEYALAVGSLLEIETDSGSEGSAILGRPESMEKRTGDVILTLIREPDGIEEKVSLGKALLVRRIRGSIFSEISRVRPSR, translated from the coding sequence ATGAATCCTGAAGCGGTCGTCGAGTGGCGGGAGGCTCTGGTCCGTTTGACGGATCAGCATTTTTTCGATCTGATGCGCATGTATCTGGGCGTCATCAAGACGCCGTTCAATAAACAGCGTTTGATAGAAGAACTTTCTTCCTTCCTCAGGCGGAAGGAAAACCGCGACCGCATTCTGTCCCTGTTGGACGATTTCGATCTGATGATTCTCTCGGCTGTCGAGCTGCTTCCCAATCCGAGCCAGCAGAAGATGGTGTCCCTGTTCGCCGGCGGCAGGTCTTTTCCGGAAATATACGAGCGCATTCTGAACCTTGAGGAGCGGCTTCTGATTTATCGCCGCGCAGACGCCGATTTGCGGCGGTACGCCCTAAACCCGCTGCTCGAGGATGCGCTCCGCCCCCGGCTCGGCCTCGGCTGCCTGCTTTCGCCCGAAACTCTTTCTTTCGCCGCGCCCGCCGACCCCCCTCTCGACGACCTGACATTCGCGGCTCTCTACAGTTTTTTCCTGCATCAGGGCGAAGCCGTCCGCATGGACGGCACCTTCCGCAAACGGGCTCGCGAAGCCCTCGACGCCTCGTTTCCGCGGCTCGCCGCCGTTCGCGGCTCGGTCGACATGATCGTATTCGCGTTCCAGAATCTGGGGCTTCTCGTTCGGTCGGAAGGGATGCTGATTCCGTCGCGTTCCCGCTGGGAGCAGTTCGCGGAGCTTTCGCCCCTTGACCGCCTCGCCTGGCTCGCTTCGGCCGGAGCCGGGAAGGCCTCCCGCGCCGCGATGCACGAGCGGGCTTCGTTCTTTGTCGAATTCCTTCAGCTGTTGACTCCCGGGGCCGGCTACCGGAAGTCGTCCCTGGCGCGGCTTGCCTTTATTCTCTCCGAAAACGCCTCGGCTTCCGCCGTTGCGCACCGCCAGGGCCGCTTCGCTTCGATGATCCGCGAGCAGGAATCCCTGTCCGCCGACGAAGCCTCCCGCTCGGATTTCGTTCAATCCGCCCTCTATCTGGGTTTGCTCGCAGAAAACGACGGCCTCTATTGCGTGAATCCCGCATTCGCGACGCTCGCTGATGCCGAGCCCGCTTCGTCCGGCATATTGATTTCTCCGACCTTCGAAGTAACCGTGATGCCCGGCATCCATCTGCGGGATCTGCTTCCCGCTGCCGCCGCTCTGGAGGTGCGCGACGTACAGACGCTTGCCCACTTCGAGCTTACCCGGCGCTCTTGCGCGGCCGCCTTCGAGCAGGGGCAGAACGCGGAGAGCCTCGCCGCCCTTTTTTCCGCGAAGTCTCTGCAGCCCCTTCCCCAGAACATCGCCTTCAGCATTGCGGACTGGTTTCGCGCCTATGCGTCGGTGTCTCTCTATCACGGCTACGTGCTCCGCGTCGACGAGAGCCGCCGCGCGTTATTCGAGAACACGCCCGCCCTGTCCGCCCTTATCAGGAAAACTCTCGCGCCCGGAGTGTATCTTCTGGATGTGAACGACGCCTCTGAAATTTCAGAGGCGTTCGAGGCGTCCGGCCTGGATGCCCCGGGACTCTCGACTCCGGAGTCTCATCGCGACTCCCTTCCGTTCCCCTCCGCGGCGTCGAAGCAGGTCCTCTCTCGCTCAGCTTCGGCCCCGGCAGCACAGGCGGCGGAGCTGCCGCCCGACTATGCTGAAGATTTGAAGCTTGCGCTCGAAGACATGGATATGGACGAAGACAGCCGGGACGCTCTGCGCTCCCGCATAGAGCGGAGAATTATCCTCTCGCCTTCCCAGCTGGTGCCGGATTCGGTGCGCGTGGAAAAAGTGGAAGCCCGCGGAATGGATTTTCTCGGAAAGATAAAGATCGCGGAATACGCGCTTGCCGTCGGCTCCCTTCTGGAGATTGAAACCGATTCCGGTTCCGAGGGCTCGGCGATTCTCGGCCGCCCCGAGTCCATGGAAAAGCGCACCGGCGACGTCATTCTCACGCTTATTCGCGAGCCCGACGGAATCGAGGAAAAAGTTTCCCTGGGAAAAGCCTTGCTGGTGCGCCGCATCCGCGGCTCCATATTCTCGGAAATTTCCCGGGTTCGCCCTTCCCGCTGA
- a CDS encoding beta-N-acetylhexosaminidase: protein MQDMCIIPRPSETTLKEGFFQGRSLPPVTGDVRFSNETAIFRAQMNDAFERADNMRMRSESAAQSIVCAHGTGFADEGYGLIITEREARIEASGPKGCYRGLQTLRQLLAASLADSEGREFRIPCAEIRDEPRFPWRGFMLDCSRTFFSAAFVKKQIDLISMYGMNTFHWHLTDDQGWRLPVKGWPKLTEIGAWRTDYHVSAEPDHIVGGFYTEEEIREVVAYAAARHIEVIPEIDLPGHASAILAAHPELGCTGGPYAVEDRYGIFPDVLCAGTDKIFDFAAAVFDALGDLFPSRFVHIGGDEVRFERWKECPRCSLRMKEFGLGKPEELQAWITMRLANMLHERGKTAIGWDEVLHETEKLGLPENLIVMSWTGTEGGFEAARRGHRVVMTPMTDGCYLNFKPLDSQEEPGRLDITTVKQSYAFDPAPPVMTAEQAALVEGGQCNFWSEGIDSGRIAEYLVYPRLCAVAESLWTRPERKNFESFKGRLRAHRKMLDLLNVCHYRGPLE from the coding sequence ATGCAAGATATGTGTATTATCCCCCGCCCGTCGGAAACGACGCTCAAAGAAGGCTTTTTCCAGGGAAGGTCGCTACCGCCGGTGACCGGCGACGTGCGATTTTCCAACGAGACGGCGATTTTCCGCGCGCAAATGAATGATGCGTTTGAACGGGCGGACAACATGCGCATGCGCAGCGAATCCGCGGCGCAATCCATCGTTTGCGCGCACGGGACCGGCTTTGCCGATGAAGGATACGGCCTCATAATTACCGAGCGAGAGGCTCGAATCGAAGCGTCAGGCCCGAAAGGCTGCTACCGCGGACTGCAGACTCTGCGCCAGCTCCTCGCCGCGAGCCTCGCCGATTCGGAAGGCCGCGAGTTCCGCATCCCCTGCGCCGAAATTCGGGACGAGCCCCGGTTTCCCTGGCGCGGCTTCATGCTGGACTGTTCGCGCACTTTTTTTTCCGCCGCCTTCGTCAAAAAGCAGATAGACCTCATTTCGATGTACGGCATGAATACCTTCCACTGGCACTTGACCGACGACCAGGGCTGGAGGCTGCCCGTGAAGGGATGGCCGAAGCTCACAGAAATCGGCGCATGGCGGACTGATTATCACGTGTCAGCCGAACCCGACCACATTGTCGGAGGCTTCTATACAGAAGAAGAAATCCGCGAGGTGGTCGCGTACGCGGCGGCGCGACACATAGAAGTAATACCCGAAATCGACCTGCCGGGCCACGCCAGCGCAATACTGGCGGCTCACCCCGAACTCGGCTGCACCGGCGGCCCCTATGCGGTGGAAGACCGGTATGGAATTTTCCCGGATGTATTATGCGCCGGGACAGATAAAATTTTCGATTTCGCTGCGGCCGTATTCGACGCGTTGGGCGATCTGTTTCCCTCCCGCTTCGTCCACATCGGCGGAGACGAGGTCCGCTTCGAGCGGTGGAAAGAATGCCCCAGGTGCTCTCTGCGGATGAAGGAATTCGGACTGGGCAAGCCGGAAGAACTCCAGGCCTGGATCACGATGAGGCTGGCGAACATGCTCCATGAGCGGGGAAAAACGGCGATCGGATGGGACGAGGTGCTCCATGAAACGGAGAAGCTCGGCTTGCCCGAAAATCTGATCGTTATGTCGTGGACCGGCACCGAAGGCGGTTTCGAAGCGGCCCGCAGAGGACACAGAGTCGTGATGACTCCGATGACTGACGGCTGCTATCTCAACTTCAAGCCGCTGGATTCGCAGGAAGAACCAGGAAGGCTCGATATTACGACGGTGAAGCAATCCTACGCCTTCGACCCTGCTCCGCCGGTGATGACAGCGGAGCAGGCGGCCCTTGTAGAGGGAGGCCAATGCAATTTCTGGTCAGAGGGCATCGATTCGGGAAGAATCGCGGAATATCTCGTATATCCCAGGCTGTGCGCCGTCGCCGAATCGCTGTGGACGCGGCCTGAACGCAAAAACTTCGAATCGTTCAAGGGCCGACTGCGCGCCCACCGTAAAATGCTGGACCTGCTGAACGTTTGCCACTACAGGGGACCGCTGGAGTAG
- a CDS encoding ABC transporter substrate-binding protein has translation MKFSKKALAAGVCVALSAAMVFAGGSSEAAASKDGKVTLKVLNYLDMTSANSADEITVLWEGFEKANPDIVLEREDLFNEPFHQKVEAYAAAGQLPDVIYAWPSGRSTTLHTKKLLKDLRPLLEKDGLVAKYNPLSLVPQGGGYLGELPNGLTQTHVLYVNTAVLAACGLKPAKTYAELKAQVPVLKAKGYETILMANAEQWVMQSCLFSDIAGRFGGEGWNKAILDGKAKFTDPAFVNALKFVKTLYDDGVLSQNTLSTTYGDVIGQFATKKGAYYIDGDWRVGAFITDKSTGEALIAPAVQKAEVMLTVFPEIPGAKVNNSTSVIVGTGWGMSAAIPAGSAKEQAAWRLIKWLEGKEIQTWRVETGAAATPSRSDIDISALKLEPMQQMMGNFGKQYSSSTVVIDGVFEGPVYDPLNSGLQEIGLGTKTPEQVAAAVQKAFEEWKASK, from the coding sequence ATGAAATTTTCTAAAAAAGCGCTCGCCGCAGGCGTGTGCGTAGCTCTCTCGGCGGCGATGGTATTCGCCGGAGGCAGCTCGGAAGCGGCCGCCTCTAAAGACGGTAAGGTGACCCTCAAGGTCCTGAACTACCTGGACATGACCTCGGCCAACAGCGCAGATGAAATCACTGTTCTGTGGGAAGGGTTCGAAAAGGCCAACCCGGACATCGTTCTCGAGCGCGAAGACCTCTTCAACGAGCCGTTCCACCAAAAAGTGGAAGCCTACGCGGCTGCCGGACAGCTTCCCGACGTCATCTACGCATGGCCGTCCGGACGCTCGACCACACTTCACACAAAGAAGCTTTTGAAAGATCTCCGCCCTCTCCTCGAGAAGGACGGCCTCGTCGCCAAGTATAATCCCCTTTCGCTGGTTCCCCAGGGCGGCGGATACCTCGGAGAGCTCCCCAACGGACTTACCCAGACCCACGTTCTGTATGTAAACACCGCCGTGCTCGCCGCTTGCGGCCTCAAGCCCGCGAAAACCTATGCCGAACTCAAGGCCCAGGTTCCCGTGCTGAAAGCCAAGGGATATGAAACCATCCTCATGGCGAACGCCGAGCAGTGGGTTATGCAGTCCTGCCTCTTCTCCGACATCGCCGGACGTTTCGGCGGAGAAGGCTGGAACAAAGCCATCCTCGACGGAAAGGCCAAGTTCACCGATCCCGCGTTCGTCAACGCGCTTAAGTTCGTGAAGACTCTCTACGACGACGGCGTTCTTTCTCAGAACACTCTTTCCACGACCTACGGCGACGTAATCGGACAGTTCGCTACCAAGAAGGGCGCCTACTATATCGACGGCGACTGGCGCGTCGGAGCGTTCATCACCGACAAGTCCACCGGCGAAGCTCTGATCGCTCCCGCCGTCCAGAAAGCGGAAGTCATGCTCACCGTATTCCCCGAGATTCCGGGAGCCAAGGTCAACAACTCGACCTCCGTCATCGTTGGAACCGGTTGGGGCATGAGCGCCGCGATTCCCGCGGGTTCCGCCAAGGAACAGGCCGCATGGCGCCTTATCAAGTGGCTTGAAGGAAAGGAAATCCAGACCTGGCGCGTAGAAACCGGCGCCGCCGCTACTCCCAGCCGCTCCGACATCGACATCAGCGCTCTCAAGCTCGAGCCGATGCAGCAGATGATGGGCAACTTCGGAAAGCAGTACTCCTCTTCCACCGTTGTTATCGACGGCGTGTTCGAAGGACCGGTCTACGATCCTCTTAACTCCGGCCTGCAGGAAATCGGTTTGGGAACCAAGACTCCCGAACAGGTTGCGGCCGCTGTGCAGAAAGCGTTCGAAGAATGGAAAGCTTCCAAGTAA
- a CDS encoding nucleoside-diphosphate kinase, whose amino-acid sequence MSSELSYVLFTPYTIARSRTGGVLSRLLVRLDLELVGAQMIAPTEELAAGFAKSEFEHSPSGGLIGQLKKDYILKTFTPSNGRRHRVLLLLFRGKDAVEKLKTVAGPIFPERRSLESAKGETIRDTYGDVVYDEKTPDRIEYFEPVVFTAETEDHCKTTLKLFQSFLAREQNLVENVSYDHPERIERTLVIIKPDNWVVPSSRPGTIIDMFSRTGLRIIGTKILQMSVAEALEFYGPVEEALREKLGPRMGQSAVEQLESKFSLKLKEEESKRIAETFGTAFAREQFYQIVGFMTGVRPDLCPEGDTDCPGKSMCMVLVYEGENAVARIREVLGPTDPLKAPAGTVRREFGSNVMVNTAHASDSPENALREMGIVKISKNNCAEIIERSL is encoded by the coding sequence ATGAGTAGTGAACTGTCTTACGTCCTGTTCACCCCCTACACAATCGCCCGGTCCCGAACCGGAGGCGTCCTTTCCCGGCTGCTGGTGCGCCTGGATCTAGAACTGGTGGGAGCCCAGATGATTGCGCCCACCGAAGAACTCGCCGCCGGTTTCGCGAAAAGCGAATTCGAACATTCGCCTTCCGGCGGCTTGATCGGCCAATTGAAAAAGGACTACATCCTTAAAACATTCACCCCGAGCAACGGGCGCCGCCACCGCGTGCTCCTCCTCCTGTTCAGGGGCAAGGACGCCGTGGAAAAACTGAAAACGGTGGCAGGACCGATCTTCCCTGAAAGAAGAAGCCTCGAGTCCGCCAAGGGAGAAACCATCCGCGACACCTACGGCGACGTCGTCTACGACGAAAAAACGCCGGACCGGATCGAATACTTCGAGCCGGTCGTATTCACCGCGGAAACAGAGGACCACTGCAAGACTACGCTGAAGCTCTTCCAGTCCTTCCTCGCGCGCGAACAGAATCTGGTGGAAAACGTTTCCTACGACCACCCCGAGCGGATCGAACGGACGCTGGTCATCATCAAGCCGGACAACTGGGTTGTTCCCAGCTCCCGCCCGGGAACCATCATCGACATGTTCAGCCGAACGGGATTGCGCATTATCGGAACGAAGATTCTTCAGATGTCCGTCGCGGAAGCGCTCGAATTCTACGGACCGGTGGAAGAAGCCCTGCGGGAAAAACTGGGCCCCCGCATGGGACAAAGCGCGGTCGAGCAGCTTGAAAGCAAGTTCTCTCTCAAGCTGAAAGAAGAAGAAAGCAAGCGCATCGCGGAAACATTCGGAACGGCCTTCGCGCGCGAACAGTTCTATCAGATTGTCGGCTTCATGACCGGCGTTCGCCCGGACCTTTGCCCGGAAGGCGATACGGACTGCCCCGGAAAAAGCATGTGCATGGTTCTTGTCTATGAAGGAGAGAACGCAGTCGCCCGAATCCGCGAAGTCCTGGGCCCGACCGATCCGCTTAAAGCGCCTGCGGGCACCGTCCGCAGGGAGTTCGGCTCGAACGTCATGGTGAACACCGCGCACGCCTCGGATTCTCCGGAGAACGCCCTGCGCGAAATGGGAATCGTCAAGATTTCGAAAAACAACTGCGCGGAGATTATCGAGCGCTCATTGTAA
- a CDS encoding DNA repair helicase XPB → MPIDPTNPLIIQGDRSILLDVHAPRSEEARSALIPFAELEKSPEHLHTYRITPLSLWNAASAGFTPDQIAGILESLARFPVPTAVNKWIIETMSRFGKIRMIPDAPAETGEGEAALPEFLWLVTDSPLIFRELAASAVMAKYLLPDPDGAFRFRLGVLHRGTVKQELLRLGWPVKDEAPLRDGEPLDIALAPACRSGKPLTIRDYQKKAAEALVGDRGPGTGFGTIVLPCGAGKTVVGMTVMSMLKTNTLILTTNVAAVHQWIGELLDKTDLDPADIGEYTGDVKTVRPVTVATYQILTWRPEKDAPFPHFSLFRERPWGLIIYDEVHLLPAPVFRVTAELQTVRRVGLTATLVREDGCEGDVFSLVGPKRYDVPWKDLEGQGWIATALCTEIRVELDPSKEIEYAVANQRQKYRIASENPAKLSVIRALLGHHADDSKLVIGQYIDQLEKLAAELGAPIITGKTPNAERDVIYGRFKKGEIKTLVVSKVANFAIDLPDASVAIQISGTFGSRQEEAQRLGRILRPKEKDSHFYTIVTGQSVEEEFAANRQKFLAEQGYEYSIIRWEEDSGLIIRGGA, encoded by the coding sequence ATGCCGATAGACCCAACGAACCCGCTCATCATACAGGGAGACCGCTCCATACTCCTGGACGTTCACGCTCCGCGTTCGGAAGAGGCGCGTTCCGCGCTCATCCCCTTCGCCGAACTGGAAAAATCCCCCGAACATCTGCACACCTACCGCATTACGCCCCTTTCGCTCTGGAACGCGGCGAGCGCCGGCTTCACCCCGGACCAGATCGCCGGAATTCTGGAAAGCCTTGCGCGCTTTCCGGTTCCGACGGCGGTGAACAAATGGATCATCGAGACGATGAGCCGGTTCGGCAAAATCCGCATGATACCCGACGCTCCTGCGGAGACCGGGGAAGGCGAGGCCGCCCTCCCGGAGTTTCTCTGGCTCGTCACCGATTCGCCCCTTATATTCCGCGAACTCGCCGCCTCGGCCGTCATGGCGAAATATCTGTTGCCCGACCCGGACGGGGCGTTCCGCTTCCGTCTCGGAGTGCTGCACCGGGGAACGGTAAAGCAGGAGCTTCTCCGGCTGGGCTGGCCGGTAAAGGACGAGGCGCCGCTGAGGGACGGAGAGCCGCTCGACATCGCTCTTGCTCCCGCGTGCCGATCGGGGAAGCCGCTGACGATCCGCGATTATCAGAAAAAAGCGGCCGAGGCGTTGGTCGGCGACCGCGGGCCGGGCACCGGCTTCGGAACCATAGTGCTTCCCTGCGGAGCCGGTAAAACCGTCGTCGGCATGACCGTCATGTCCATGCTTAAAACCAACACCCTCATTCTCACTACCAACGTCGCCGCCGTCCACCAGTGGATCGGCGAGCTCTTGGACAAGACGGATCTCGATCCGGCGGACATCGGCGAATATACCGGCGACGTGAAAACCGTGCGTCCGGTAACGGTCGCGACCTATCAGATACTCACCTGGCGGCCCGAAAAAGACGCGCCCTTTCCGCACTTCAGCCTGTTCCGCGAGCGGCCCTGGGGGCTCATCATCTACGACGAGGTGCATCTGCTGCCCGCTCCCGTGTTCCGGGTAACCGCCGAGCTGCAGACCGTTCGGCGGGTCGGACTCACCGCGACCCTGGTGCGCGAGGACGGCTGCGAGGGAGACGTGTTCAGCCTGGTCGGGCCGAAGCGGTACGACGTGCCCTGGAAGGATCTGGAGGGGCAGGGCTGGATCGCGACCGCGCTGTGCACCGAGATTCGGGTTGAGCTCGATCCGTCCAAGGAAATCGAATACGCCGTCGCGAACCAGCGGCAGAAATACCGCATCGCAAGCGAAAACCCCGCCAAGCTCTCGGTGATCAGGGCTTTGCTGGGCCATCACGCCGACGATTCGAAGCTGGTCATCGGCCAGTACATCGACCAGCTTGAAAAGCTCGCCGCCGAACTGGGCGCGCCTATCATCACCGGCAAGACGCCGAATGCGGAGCGCGACGTAATTTACGGGCGGTTCAAAAAGGGCGAGATTAAAACGCTGGTAGTATCGAAGGTCGCAAACTTCGCGATCGATCTGCCGGACGCCTCGGTCGCGATTCAGATTTCCGGAACCTTCGGCAGCCGTCAGGAAGAGGCGCAGCGCTTGGGCCGGATTCTGCGCCCCAAGGAAAAGGATTCGCATTTTTATACCATCGTTACCGGCCAGTCCGTGGAAGAGGAATTTGCGGCGAACCGCCAGAAATTCCTCGCCGAGCAGGGCTATGAATATTCGATCATCCGCTGGGAAGAAGACTCCGGGCTGATCATCCGCGGAGGCGCGTAA